One genomic segment of Brachyhypopomus gauderio isolate BG-103 chromosome 19, BGAUD_0.2, whole genome shotgun sequence includes these proteins:
- the chchd2 gene encoding coiled-coil-helix-coiled-coil-helix domain-containing protein 2: MPRGSRSRTSRMAPPSYSSRPSPPPQPMSRAAPAPSYAPAHAPPSAVASPAAAPRQPGMFAQMATTAAGVAVGSAVGHTIGHAMTGGFGGSGQSETTRPDVTYQEPYQSQPAYQQGAAQQNPCAYEMRQFLECAQTQSDLKLCEGFSEVFKQCKFSNGLP; the protein is encoded by the exons ATGCCGAGAGGAAGCCGCAGCAGGACTTCGAGGATGGCTCCCCCGAG CTACTCCTCGAGGCCATCACCTCCTCCCCAGCCGATGTCCAGAGCAGCCCCTGCGCCATCGTACGCACCCGCCCACGCGCCTCCGTCCGCTGTGGCGTCCCCTGCTGCTGCCCCCCGGCAGCCGGGCATGTTTGCCCAGATGGCGACCACCGCAGCAGGCGTGGCGGTTGGCTCTGCCGTGGGACACACGATAGGCCACGCCATGACCGGAGGGTTCGGCGGGTCTGGACAGTCAGAGACCACCAGGCCTGATGTCACCTACCAG GAGCCCTACCAGTCTCAGCCTGcctaccagcagggggcagcacagcaGAACCCCTGTGCCTACGAGATGAGGCAGTTCCTGGAGTGTGCACAGACACAGAGTGATCTCAAGCTCTGTGAGGGATTTAGCGAAGTGTTTAAACAATGCAAATTCTCCAATG GATTGCCCTGA
- the LOC143482813 gene encoding uncharacterized protein LOC143482813 isoform X2, with protein sequence MSYHSSSSRGSSRNLECKVYVGDLGNGAAKGELERAFGYYGPLRSVWVARNPPGFAFVEYEDARDAEDAVKGMDGKVLCGSRIRVELSTGLSRKSRYGRPSRRQFDPNDRCYQCGNRGHYAYDCYRFSKRGRRSSRSRSRSRSRSRSRSRRSRSRSRSQGRKYRSPSYSKRRSKSGSPGRSRSRTPVRSRSRSRSRSVSRSKSRSRSRSRGAKDSHSRSPSQKKSPTPAEERLQKSP encoded by the exons ATGTCGTACCACTCATCATCCTCTCGAGGTTCCTCCCGGAACCTGGAGTGTAAGGTCTATGTTGGAGATTTGGGCAACGGGGCAGCCAAGGGCGAACTGGAGAGGGCTTTTGGCTACTACGGTCCGCTGCGCAGTGTCTGGGTGGCGAGGAACCCACCTGGTTTCGCATTTGTAGAGTATGAAGATGCCCGGGACGCTGAGGATGCCGTAAAGGGAATGGATGGAAA GGTTCTCTGTGGTTCTCGGATCCGTGTGGAGCTCTCCACTGGCTTGTCTCGGAAGAGCCGGTATGGCCGCCCCAGCCGTCGTCAGTTTGACCCAAACGACCGATGTTATCAGTGCGGAAACAGGGGCCACTATGCCTATGACTGCTACCGTTTCAGCAAGAGAGGCCGTCGCAGCAG CAGGTCGCGTTCTCGTTCGCGCTCTCGATCCAGGTCCAGGAGCAGACGTAGCCGCTCACGAAGCCGCAGCCAGGGCAG GAAGTACCGTTCTCCATCTTATTCTAAACGCAGGAGCAA GTCTGGCTCTCCAGGACGCTCCAGATCCCGAACTCCCGTACGGAG tCGTTCTCGATCTCGCTCAAGATCTGTGTCCCGCTCCAAGTCCCGGTCCCGTTCCCGGTCCCGTGGTGCTAAGGACAG CCATTCCAGGTCCCCCAGCCAGAAAAAAAGCCCCACTCCAGCTGAAGAAAGACTGCAGAAGAGCCCTTAA
- the LOC143482813 gene encoding uncharacterized protein LOC143482813 isoform X1: MSYHSSSSRGSSRNLECKVYVGDLGNGAAKGELERAFGYYGPLRSVWVARNPPGFAFVEYEDARDAEDAVKGMDGKVLCGSRIRVELSTGLSRKSRYGRPSRRQFDPNDRCYQCGNRGHYAYDCYRFSKRGRRSSRSRSRSRSRSRSRSRRSRSRSRSQGRKYRSPSYSKRRSKSGSPGRSRSRTPVRSRSRSRSRSVSRSKSRSRSRSRGAKDRVWESASPALTQVHLCRVKRPPGG; encoded by the exons ATGTCGTACCACTCATCATCCTCTCGAGGTTCCTCCCGGAACCTGGAGTGTAAGGTCTATGTTGGAGATTTGGGCAACGGGGCAGCCAAGGGCGAACTGGAGAGGGCTTTTGGCTACTACGGTCCGCTGCGCAGTGTCTGGGTGGCGAGGAACCCACCTGGTTTCGCATTTGTAGAGTATGAAGATGCCCGGGACGCTGAGGATGCCGTAAAGGGAATGGATGGAAA GGTTCTCTGTGGTTCTCGGATCCGTGTGGAGCTCTCCACTGGCTTGTCTCGGAAGAGCCGGTATGGCCGCCCCAGCCGTCGTCAGTTTGACCCAAACGACCGATGTTATCAGTGCGGAAACAGGGGCCACTATGCCTATGACTGCTACCGTTTCAGCAAGAGAGGCCGTCGCAGCAG CAGGTCGCGTTCTCGTTCGCGCTCTCGATCCAGGTCCAGGAGCAGACGTAGCCGCTCACGAAGCCGCAGCCAGGGCAG GAAGTACCGTTCTCCATCTTATTCTAAACGCAGGAGCAA GTCTGGCTCTCCAGGACGCTCCAGATCCCGAACTCCCGTACGGAG tCGTTCTCGATCTCGCTCAAGATCTGTGTCCCGCTCCAAGTCCCGGTCCCGTTCCCGGTCCCGTGGTGCTAAGGACAG AGTGTGGGAGTCGGCGTCTCCAGCACTGACCCAGGTTCATCTTTGCCGCGTTAAACGTCCTCCAGGAGGGTGA
- the LOC143482813 gene encoding uncharacterized protein LOC143482813 isoform X4, with protein sequence MSYHSSSSRGSSRNLECKVYVGDLGNGAAKGELERAFGYYGPLRSVWVARNPPGFAFVEYEDARDAEDAVKGMDGKVLCGSRIRVELSTGLSRKSRYGRPSRRQFDPNDRCYQCGNRGHYAYDCYRFSKRGRRSRSRSRSRSRSRSRSRRSRSRSRSQGRKYRSPSYSKRRSKSGSPGRSRSRTPVRSRSRSRSRSVSRSKSRSRSRSRGAKDSHSRSPSQKKSPTPAEERLQKSP encoded by the exons ATGTCGTACCACTCATCATCCTCTCGAGGTTCCTCCCGGAACCTGGAGTGTAAGGTCTATGTTGGAGATTTGGGCAACGGGGCAGCCAAGGGCGAACTGGAGAGGGCTTTTGGCTACTACGGTCCGCTGCGCAGTGTCTGGGTGGCGAGGAACCCACCTGGTTTCGCATTTGTAGAGTATGAAGATGCCCGGGACGCTGAGGATGCCGTAAAGGGAATGGATGGAAA GGTTCTCTGTGGTTCTCGGATCCGTGTGGAGCTCTCCACTGGCTTGTCTCGGAAGAGCCGGTATGGCCGCCCCAGCCGTCGTCAGTTTGACCCAAACGACCGATGTTATCAGTGCGGAAACAGGGGCCACTATGCCTATGACTGCTACCGTTTCAGCAAGAGAGGCCGTCGCAGCAG GTCGCGTTCTCGTTCGCGCTCTCGATCCAGGTCCAGGAGCAGACGTAGCCGCTCACGAAGCCGCAGCCAGGGCAG GAAGTACCGTTCTCCATCTTATTCTAAACGCAGGAGCAA GTCTGGCTCTCCAGGACGCTCCAGATCCCGAACTCCCGTACGGAG tCGTTCTCGATCTCGCTCAAGATCTGTGTCCCGCTCCAAGTCCCGGTCCCGTTCCCGGTCCCGTGGTGCTAAGGACAG CCATTCCAGGTCCCCCAGCCAGAAAAAAAGCCCCACTCCAGCTGAAGAAAGACTGCAGAAGAGCCCTTAA
- the LOC143482813 gene encoding uncharacterized protein LOC143482813 isoform X3, whose product MSYHSSSSRGSSRNLECKVYVGDLGNGAAKGELERAFGYYGPLRSVWVARNPPGFAFVEYEDARDAEDAVKGMDGKVLCGSRIRVELSTGLSRKSRYGRPSRRQFDPNDRCYQCGNRGHYAYDCYRFSKRGRRSRSRSRSRSRSRSRSRRSRSRSRSQGRKYRSPSYSKRRSKSGSPGRSRSRTPVRSRSRSRSRSVSRSKSRSRSRSRGAKDRVWESASPALTQVHLCRVKRPPGG is encoded by the exons ATGTCGTACCACTCATCATCCTCTCGAGGTTCCTCCCGGAACCTGGAGTGTAAGGTCTATGTTGGAGATTTGGGCAACGGGGCAGCCAAGGGCGAACTGGAGAGGGCTTTTGGCTACTACGGTCCGCTGCGCAGTGTCTGGGTGGCGAGGAACCCACCTGGTTTCGCATTTGTAGAGTATGAAGATGCCCGGGACGCTGAGGATGCCGTAAAGGGAATGGATGGAAA GGTTCTCTGTGGTTCTCGGATCCGTGTGGAGCTCTCCACTGGCTTGTCTCGGAAGAGCCGGTATGGCCGCCCCAGCCGTCGTCAGTTTGACCCAAACGACCGATGTTATCAGTGCGGAAACAGGGGCCACTATGCCTATGACTGCTACCGTTTCAGCAAGAGAGGCCGTCGCAGCAG GTCGCGTTCTCGTTCGCGCTCTCGATCCAGGTCCAGGAGCAGACGTAGCCGCTCACGAAGCCGCAGCCAGGGCAG GAAGTACCGTTCTCCATCTTATTCTAAACGCAGGAGCAA GTCTGGCTCTCCAGGACGCTCCAGATCCCGAACTCCCGTACGGAG tCGTTCTCGATCTCGCTCAAGATCTGTGTCCCGCTCCAAGTCCCGGTCCCGTTCCCGGTCCCGTGGTGCTAAGGACAG AGTGTGGGAGTCGGCGTCTCCAGCACTGACCCAGGTTCATCTTTGCCGCGTTAAACGTCCTCCAGGAGGGTGA